In one Campylobacter insulaenigrae NCTC 12927 genomic region, the following are encoded:
- a CDS encoding phosphatidate cytidylyltransferase — MFSKTRILSAIVMIATVLIIAIVNNFFINVILFGILLYLAFNEAKNLFSTKNASALVALCIFIIAVFLDKPFYIGLMGVIIILGYLVYKKSDNLKELMPYIYPTLPILMLYEVLSYGGMFVLFWLIMIVVACDSGAYFIGKLIGERAFSPTSPNKTLEGVVGGIVCAGVVGTIIGTFEFSVIKSIYISLIVAIFAVIGDLLESYFKRQAGIKDSGNIIPGHGGILDRIDAVIIAAFAMATLI; from the coding sequence ATGTTTTCTAAAACAAGAATTTTGAGCGCTATTGTGATGATAGCTACTGTTTTGATTATAGCTATAGTGAATAATTTTTTTATTAATGTTATTCTTTTTGGAATTTTGCTTTATTTAGCTTTTAATGAAGCAAAAAATTTATTTAGCACTAAAAATGCAAGTGCTTTAGTGGCTTTATGTATTTTTATTATTGCTGTATTTTTAGATAAGCCTTTTTATATTGGTTTGATGGGTGTGATAATTATTTTGGGTTATTTAGTTTATAAAAAGAGTGATAATTTAAAAGAACTTATGCCATATATTTATCCGACTTTACCTATTTTAATGCTTTATGAGGTGCTAAGTTATGGCGGTATGTTTGTATTGTTTTGGTTGATAATGATTGTTGTTGCTTGTGATAGTGGTGCTTATTTTATAGGTAAATTAATAGGCGAAAGAGCTTTTTCTCCAACAAGCCCTAATAAAACCCTAGAAGGAGTTGTTGGAGGTATTGTTTGTGCTGGAGTCGTTGGAACAATTATAGGAACTTTTGAATTTAGCGTGATTAAAAGTATTTATATTTCTTTAATTGTTGCAATTTTTGCTGTGATTGGTGATTTGCTTGAAAGCTATTTTAAAAGACAAGCTGGTATCAAAGATAGTGGAAACATTATACCAGGACATGGAGGTATTTTAGATAGAATTGATGCAGTAATTATTGCTGCATTTGCTATGGCAACTTTGATATGA